From one Montipora capricornis isolate CH-2021 chromosome 10, ASM3666992v2, whole genome shotgun sequence genomic stretch:
- the LOC138021418 gene encoding group XIIA secretory phospholipase A2-like isoform X1 has translation MRSLLISFSAEMIDFHKRVFSLLLLGLYIMDSAVASDSGGLADLAKILGQLAGGDDCVFRCPKGYKPLSNPNHKPSSNGCGSMGIKLDTTHFSGFTRCCDIHDICYDTCNNDRTQCDEDFKSCLDNECLLTGLGNRLPKEQLDACQSSADLLYSGTYALGCMAYKEAQRHACLCNGRTLTKKEMEDLEREEEL, from the exons ATGCGTTCACTTCTAATTAGTTTTTCCGCCGAAATGATCGACTTCCACAAGAGGGTTTTTTCGTTACTACTTCTCGGGTTATATATTATGGACTCAGCAGTGGCGTCTGATTCTGGTGGATTGGCAGATTTAGCGAAGATTTTAGGGCAGCTAGCCGGCGGAGACGACTGTGTGTTCCGCTGCCCGAAAG GGTATAAACCTCTGTCAAATCCAAATCACAAACCATCAAGTAATGGATGTGGTTCAATGGGAATCAAG CTTGATACTACCCACTTCTCTGGCTTTACTAGATGCTGTGACATCCATGACATTTGCTATGACACTTGTAACAACGATCGCACCCAGTGTGATGAAGACTTTAAATCTTGCCTTGACAACGAGTGTCTCTTAACGGGACTTGGAAATCGCCTTCCAAAAGAACAGCTTGATGCGTGTCAGTCTTCTGCAGATCTCCTGTATTCAGGCACATATGCTTTGGGGTGCATGGCCTACAAAGAAGCTCAGCGTCATGCGTGCCTTTGTAATGGAAGAACGTTAACTAAAAAGGAAATGGAAGATCTTGAGAGAGAGGAAGAGTTATAA
- the LOC138021418 gene encoding group XIIA secretory phospholipase A2-like isoform X2 produces MIDFHKRVFSLLLLGLYIMDSAVASDSGGLADLAKILGQLAGGDDCVFRCPKGYKPLSNPNHKPSSNGCGSMGIKLDTTHFSGFTRCCDIHDICYDTCNNDRTQCDEDFKSCLDNECLLTGLGNRLPKEQLDACQSSADLLYSGTYALGCMAYKEAQRHACLCNGRTLTKKEMEDLEREEEL; encoded by the exons ATGATCGACTTCCACAAGAGGGTTTTTTCGTTACTACTTCTCGGGTTATATATTATGGACTCAGCAGTGGCGTCTGATTCTGGTGGATTGGCAGATTTAGCGAAGATTTTAGGGCAGCTAGCCGGCGGAGACGACTGTGTGTTCCGCTGCCCGAAAG GGTATAAACCTCTGTCAAATCCAAATCACAAACCATCAAGTAATGGATGTGGTTCAATGGGAATCAAG CTTGATACTACCCACTTCTCTGGCTTTACTAGATGCTGTGACATCCATGACATTTGCTATGACACTTGTAACAACGATCGCACCCAGTGTGATGAAGACTTTAAATCTTGCCTTGACAACGAGTGTCTCTTAACGGGACTTGGAAATCGCCTTCCAAAAGAACAGCTTGATGCGTGTCAGTCTTCTGCAGATCTCCTGTATTCAGGCACATATGCTTTGGGGTGCATGGCCTACAAAGAAGCTCAGCGTCATGCGTGCCTTTGTAATGGAAGAACGTTAACTAAAAAGGAAATGGAAGATCTTGAGAGAGAGGAAGAGTTATAA
- the LOC138021415 gene encoding uncharacterized protein, with amino-acid sequence MCGSLAKDFHRLMKGIASFSNNQATVCHFEENLEAFTVEIVPNDGVYCGGKFMFVVNPEDYPKSAPSVTCETRIYHPNIDHGSGDVCLNLLEEWTEIYSLEDCVQGLLFLFYNPNLEDPLSALFDPDCYSFDTFAENVRLSLEGGEVEGFAFDRNLVNENDVADRNSESTNFQCQDEATLNDAVSNIYDTVCDELNNIVVTGNTETNGDSKANTKADETGVLISGKVHPHRPTEWTTGT; translated from the coding sequence ATGTGTGGATCGTTGGCTAAAGATTTCCACAGGCTGATGAAAGGCATTGCTAGCTTTTCAAACAATCAGGCCACAGTTTGTCACTTTGAAGAAAATCTCGAAGCTTTTACAGTCGAAATCGTTCCAAATGACGGTGTCTACTGCGGAGGGAAATTCATGTTTGTAGTGAATCCGGAAGATTACCCCAAGTCAGCTCCAAGTGTTACATGTGAGACGCGGATTTATCACCCGAACATTGATCACGGGAGTGGTGACGTCTGCTTGAATTTACTCGAAGAATGGACAGAAATTTACAGCTTAGAGGACTGTGTCCAGGGAttgctgtttttattttacaatccGAACTTAGAAGATCCGCTGAGTGCCTTGTTTGATCCAGATTGCTACAGCTTTGATACGTTCGCCGAGAATGTGCGGCTGTCACTTGAAGGCGGCGAGGTTGAAGGCTTTGCCTTTGACAGGAATCTTGTGAACGAAAATGATGTTGCAGACAGAAACAGTGAGTCTACAAATTTTCAGTGTCAAGATGAGGCCACACTTAACGATGCAGTGTCAAACATTTATGATACAGTTTGCGATGAGCTGAACAACATTGTTGTCACTGGAAACACAGAAACAAACGGAGATTCAAAGGCGAATACAAAGGCTGACGAGACAGGTGTCCTTATTTCAGGAAAAGTCCATCCACATAGACCAACAGAATGGACAACAGGGACATGA
- the LOC138021411 gene encoding micronuclear linker histone polyprotein-like, with translation MAAAPNYPTYKWWETDDKTKRLYTELLAEKLSSPRKTPGSRKVSNGKDTGARQTSSPKRSPESDTHTSDVTDMHVHVEGALVKNNKEKQDEDNKFGKYTFETITIDTLAKYDYIKSPKKRAAPTVPISFFEQSNKSNNNSKPGTGDNKDKNAEKLVDRTSKGQFFFKSQKLSSAEKETKSHDEENQTSIVRDGSRRDKPSRAMKLEEIPEYTSSSSENSADETVVRVKTTTCRKEENKAQAQEVSKNKQPNKNNQPLKIEELSSKFQLLSEEVAQLEFKMFEFSDDIQKLKQSMGFKSGDVEDKTADRSPGTEEKNEFRVTRQKSFTFADRFNHKAMLMKKQASPSKMLATKPGKPFPGKSTPEGTSKEEAMAELKKNEALNEIVCKIKEQELSEDDIQEILRCAKDKYIHKPNYLEEIGYGREND, from the coding sequence atgGCTGCAGCTCCTAACTACCCAACCTATAAATGGTGGGAGACTGATGACAAAACTAAACGCCTGTACACAGAACTGCTTGCTGAAAAGCTCTCTAGCCCCAGAAAAACACCAGGAAGTAGAAAGGTGTCAAATGGGAAAGACACTGGAGCAAGGCAGACATCATCTCCTAAACGCAGCCCTGAATCAGATACACACACTTCTGATGTCACTgacatgcatgtacatgtagaaggaGCACTAGTCaagaacaacaaagaaaaacaggATGAAGACAACAAGTTTGGGAAGTACACCTTTGAAACCATCACAATCGACACCCTTGCTAAGTATGATTACATTAAGAGTCCAAAAAAGAGAGCAGCACCTACGGTGCCAATTAGCTTTTTTGAACAGAGTAATAAATCTAACAATAATTCAAAACCAGGAACTGGAGATAACAAGgacaaaaatgctgaaaaatTAGTTGATAGGACTTCAAAAGGCCAGTTCTTTTTTAAATCTCAGAAGTTGAGCTCAGCCGAAAAAGAAACCAAGTCTCATGATGAAGAAAACCAAACAAGCATCGTCAGAGATGGATCCAGGAGAGACAAACCCTCACGTGCAATGAAATTGGAGGAAATTCCCGAGTATACCTCATCCTCTTCTGAGAATTCTGCAGATGAGACGGTGGTAAGAGTGAAGACAACTACATGTAGAAAGGAGGAAAAcaaagcacaagcacaagaagTATCAAAAAACAAGCAACCCAACAAGAATAATCAGCCTCTGAAGATTGAAGAACTGAGCTCCAAATTTCAGCTTCTGTCAGAGGAAGTTGCACAACTCGAATTTAAAATGTTCGAGTTTTCCGACGACATTCAGAAGTTGAAGCAAAGCATGGGTTTTAAAAGTGGTGATGTTGAAGATAAAACAGCTGACAGAAGCCCTGGTACTGAAGAAAAGAATGAGTTCAGAGTGACCCGACAAAAAAGCTTCACATTTGCTGATAGGTTCAACCACAAAGCTATGTTGATGAAAAAACAGGCATCTCCAAGCAAAATGCTGGCTACTAAGCCTGGAAAGCCCTTTCCAGGAAAATCAACACCTGAAGGTACAAGTAAAGAGGAGGCAATGGCCGAATTGAAGAAGAACGAAGCCTTGAATGAGATTGTCTGTAAAATAAAGGAGCAAGAATTATCAGAAGATGACATCCAAGAAATCTTACGGTGTGCTAAGGACAAGTACATTCACAAGCCAAACTACCTTGAGGAGATTGGTTATGGAAGAGAAAATGACTGA